The genomic region GAATGCGGCAGCAAGCTTGTGAGGTGCAACCACTGCAGGGAAGTCAAAAACCCCTACAAGTGCGAGTGCGGCTTTCAGGGCCCTTAACCAGGTGGAATGAATGGGAAAAGTCGCAGTCTCGATGAAAATTTTCCTTGAGGACCAGTCCAAGCTCGGCGAAACGCTGGAAGCGGTGAAAAAGCTGGTTGATGTAAAAAGCTCCAAGACCGAGGACATAGGATTCGGCATAACCGCGCTCAAAATCCTCTTCGTGATGGACGACCAGGGCGGCATGGAATCTGTGGAGGAAAAAATAGCGTCCATACCGAACGTGAGCCAGGCCCAGACCGAGGACGTGAGCCTCCTCTGACTTTTTATTTTTCGAATTTACCTTCACTTCTTTTTGTAAACGAACAGGTA from Candidatus Micrarchaeia archaeon harbors:
- a CDS encoding zinc finger domain-containing protein, producing MKRCMTCGKMVKEFVEFPCPECGSKLVRCNHCREVKNPYKCECGFQGP
- a CDS encoding elongation factor 1-beta, which produces MGKVAVSMKIFLEDQSKLGETLEAVKKLVDVKSSKTEDIGFGITALKILFVMDDQGGMESVEEKIASIPNVSQAQTEDVSLL